AACCCCGGACAAGATGGAGAAGAACTGGATTAAGTTTTATACATCCACCAACTTTTATCAGGCCGAAATGGTGAAACAGGTACTTACCGAGAACCTGATTGATACGGTGATTATGAACAAACAAGATTCATCGCATCGCACCTTCGGGGATATTTCTGTTTATATACACAAGGAC
This region of Mucilaginibacter yixingensis genomic DNA includes:
- a CDS encoding DUF2007 domain-containing protein, which gives rise to MEKNWIKFYTSTNFYQAEMVKQVLTENLIDTVIMNKQDSSHRTFGDISVYIHKDDFSAAVEIMILNQINHQ